In Candidatus Niyogibacteria bacterium CG10_big_fil_rev_8_21_14_0_10_46_36, one DNA window encodes the following:
- a CDS encoding peptidase M15 has protein sequence MNNDTEADISLLKPKVRALAVRLIEECNKQGFSIMVSRGFRSTEQQDKYYAQGRTKPGKIITNARGGFSFHNFGVAFDIRPVLDAENEHKREAFYRKAGEMGMALGLEWGGAWTTFVDPPHFQYTAGYSIEDFRNNAVDWSKFEA, from the coding sequence ATGAACAACGACACAGAAGCTGATATCTCATTACTCAAACCAAAAGTGCGGGCATTAGCCGTGCGGTTGATAGAAGAATGCAACAAGCAGGGATTTTCTATTATGGTATCGCGCGGTTTTCGGAGCACGGAACAGCAAGATAAATATTATGCTCAAGGCAGGACAAAGCCGGGTAAGATAATTACGAATGCCCGGGGCGGTTTTTCGTTCCATAATTTTGGCGTTGCGTTCGATATCCGGCCGGTACTTGATGCCGAAAACGAACATAAACGCGAAGCATTTTACCGCAAAGCAGGAGAGATGGGCATGGCTTTGGGGCTTGAATGGGGCGGCGCCTGGACCACATTCGTGGACCCCCCGCATTTTCAATACACGGCCGGATACTCAATTGAAGACTTTCGGAACAATGCTGTAGACTGGAGTAAGTTTGAGGCTTAG
- a CDS encoding transcription elongation factor GreA, whose translation MEILSDNQKEDSNFEYLSEAGFKRLKQELENLRTEKRQEIAKRLEYAKSLGDLSENSEYAEAKTMQENNEARIAELEDKLSRTVLIQKAVSTFDVAIGSTIVVKRHDTGATLEYTVVGSEEADPVSRKISNESPMGRAFLGAKKGQTVKVSTPGGAVDYTVVDIV comes from the coding sequence ATGGAGATACTTTCAGACAATCAAAAGGAAGACAGCAACTTCGAATACTTAAGCGAAGCAGGGTTTAAGCGGCTCAAACAAGAGCTCGAAAATTTGCGCACCGAAAAACGGCAAGAGATAGCAAAACGCTTAGAATACGCAAAAAGCCTTGGGGATCTATCCGAAAACTCCGAATATGCCGAAGCAAAGACCATGCAGGAAAATAACGAAGCCCGCATCGCGGAACTTGAAGATAAATTAAGCCGCACAGTGCTTATCCAAAAGGCGGTATCTACTTTTGATGTCGCTATTGGGTCGACTATTGTCGTAAAGCGTCATGATACCGGGGCAACTCTGGAATACACGGTTGTGGGGTCAGAAGAAGCAGATCCGGTCTCCCGCAAGATATCAAACGAATCGCCTATGGGGCGCGCATTTTTGGGCGCCAAAAAAGGCCAAACAGTAAAAGTGTCCACCCCCGGAGGGGCGGTGGATTACACCGTCGTTGATATTGTATAA
- a CDS encoding cell division/cell wall cluster transcriptional repressor MraZ — translation MLIGEFQHTLDVKRRVALPSKFRKELGKKAIITRGLDRCLFVYSGKEWAEVAEKLAELPTGQADTRNFVRLFLAGASETSTDALGRILIPDYLKEYAGLSTKVVITGVYKRLEIWDESRWNEYRSNIEKQTDVLAEKLGEIGAY, via the coding sequence ATGCTTATTGGAGAATTCCAGCACACATTAGACGTCAAAAGGCGCGTAGCGCTCCCTTCAAAATTCAGGAAGGAGCTCGGGAAGAAGGCGATTATCACCCGCGGGCTTGATCGCTGCCTTTTCGTCTACTCGGGAAAAGAATGGGCGGAAGTTGCGGAAAAACTTGCGGAACTCCCCACGGGACAGGCTGATACCAGAAATTTCGTACGGCTGTTTTTAGCGGGGGCATCGGAGACATCCACCGATGCGCTTGGACGAATATTAATTCCGGATTACTTGAAAGAGTATGCCGGACTTAGCACAAAGGTAGTCATTACGGGCGTGTATAAGCGCCTTGAGATATGGGATGAGAGCCGATGGAATGAATACAGATCAAATATAGAAAAGCAGACGGATGTGCTTGCCGAGAAGCTGGGAGAGATAGGTGCGTATTAA
- the lysS gene encoding lysine--tRNA ligase, with translation MSSLEEIRDSRLQKRESIIQSGRSPYPRDGELFVSLETLRDSFAKYKKSKKISIAGRIVAFREHGKSFFADLYDGTGTFQIFGKLDEMKKGEFARFMETADIGDIIAVEGTAFITKKKEKSILCASWIMLSKSIRPLPEKWHGLQDVEERFRKRYLDLLMNKEVRARFSMRSDIIGSLRRLLDKDGFMEVETPLLHPVAGGALARPFVTHHGALDHDFYLRIAPELYLKRLLVGGIPKVYEIGRNFRNEGIDMTHNPEFTMLELYEAFKNASSHMVFLETLFKSLVKQAHKGAPFVYGEEKISFTKKFERVSFAETLKRFALIPDYDAISENELGLRARQLGVDSKGEKTKGKIADEIFKKVCRPKIIQPTFIVDIPQDISPLAKAYPDKKSIADRYLLIIGGLEIANGFSELNDPIEQEKRFRAQEAALSAGDDEVTRMDEEFLEALEYGMPPAAGLGIGIDRLVMLFTDQRNIREVVLFPTLRPR, from the coding sequence ATGTCTTCTCTTGAAGAAATCCGCGACTCGCGTCTTCAGAAGCGCGAGTCAATCATACAATCGGGGCGCTCTCCATACCCGCGGGACGGAGAGCTGTTTGTATCCCTCGAAACACTTCGGGACTCTTTTGCTAAATATAAAAAAAGCAAAAAAATAAGCATTGCAGGACGCATTGTCGCATTCCGTGAACATGGGAAATCATTTTTTGCGGATCTCTATGACGGCACGGGGACATTCCAGATATTCGGTAAGCTTGATGAGATGAAGAAGGGGGAGTTCGCTCGTTTTATGGAAACGGCAGATATCGGAGACATTATTGCCGTCGAAGGAACGGCGTTTATCACAAAAAAGAAAGAAAAAAGCATACTTTGTGCGTCGTGGATTATGCTCTCAAAATCTATTCGCCCATTGCCTGAAAAGTGGCATGGACTCCAGGATGTTGAGGAGCGTTTTCGAAAACGGTATCTTGATCTTTTGATGAACAAAGAAGTCCGTGCGCGTTTTTCTATGCGCTCAGATATTATTGGATCGTTGCGTCGGCTTTTGGATAAGGATGGATTTATGGAGGTGGAAACACCCCTTTTGCATCCTGTCGCAGGAGGAGCGCTCGCACGGCCGTTTGTTACGCACCACGGAGCGCTTGACCATGATTTTTATCTTCGCATAGCGCCGGAGCTATACTTGAAGCGCTTGCTTGTGGGTGGGATACCCAAGGTCTATGAAATAGGGCGCAATTTCCGGAACGAGGGGATAGACATGACGCATAACCCCGAATTTACCATGCTTGAGCTGTATGAAGCGTTCAAAAACGCTTCATCCCACATGGTATTTCTTGAAACTCTTTTTAAGAGTCTTGTAAAACAGGCACACAAAGGAGCACCGTTTGTATATGGGGAAGAAAAGATATCATTCACGAAAAAATTTGAACGAGTATCATTTGCAGAAACACTGAAGCGTTTCGCGCTTATTCCTGATTATGATGCTATTTCAGAAAATGAGCTTGGACTCCGTGCGCGCCAATTAGGGGTAGACAGCAAAGGAGAAAAAACAAAAGGAAAGATTGCCGACGAGATATTCAAAAAAGTATGCCGCCCGAAGATTATCCAGCCAACATTTATTGTAGACATCCCGCAAGACATCTCTCCGCTTGCAAAAGCGTATCCCGACAAAAAAAGCATTGCTGACCGGTACCTATTGATTATCGGGGGGCTTGAGATTGCAAATGGTTTCTCAGAATTAAACGATCCCATAGAACAAGAAAAGCGATTCCGCGCGCAAGAGGCTGCGCTGTCCGCAGGAGACGACGAGGTGACCCGGATGGATGAAGAATTTTTAGAGGCTCTTGAGTACGGCATGCCGCCGGCAGCAGGTCTTGGTATTGGTATTGATAGGCTAGTGATGCTCTTTACTGACCAGCGCAATATCAGAGAGGTGGTGCTTTTCCCGACGCTGCGCCCGCGATAA
- a CDS encoding endonuclease has product MYYLYILRCSDGTLYTGITTDLVRRLKEHNSSHMGAKYTQGRRPVRLVYSKKFRTRATASRAEAGMKALSRDGKLNIIRKQRKVIQ; this is encoded by the coding sequence ATGTATTATCTCTATATCCTCCGGTGTTCGGACGGAACGCTTTATACCGGCATTACTACCGACCTCGTCCGCAGGCTTAAGGAGCACAATTCTTCCCACATGGGTGCAAAGTATACGCAGGGGAGGCGTCCGGTGCGGCTTGTGTACTCCAAAAAATTCCGCACGCGCGCCACGGCATCACGCGCGGAGGCGGGTATGAAGGCTCTATCCCGGGACGGGAAACTGAATATTATAAGAAAGCAGAGAAAGGTGATACAATAG
- the msrB gene encoding peptide-methionine (R)-S-oxide reductase, translating to MKKTEEEWKKELTPEEYEVLRKRGTEVPFTGKFVHEKSEGMYLCKACGAPLFSSDAKFESGTGWPSFYDVASSDAVELKRDTSHGMERTEVVCKTCGSHLGHLFDDGPVKTPKGKTCTGKRYCINSVALDLKKEENKK from the coding sequence ATGAAAAAGACCGAAGAAGAATGGAAAAAGGAATTAACGCCCGAAGAATACGAGGTGCTACGAAAAAGGGGCACAGAAGTGCCGTTTACGGGCAAGTTTGTGCACGAAAAAAGCGAGGGGATGTATTTGTGCAAAGCATGCGGAGCCCCTCTTTTTTCTTCAGATGCAAAGTTTGAATCGGGCACTGGGTGGCCTAGTTTTTATGATGTAGCATCAAGCGATGCGGTGGAATTAAAACGCGACACAAGCCACGGAATGGAACGCACCGAAGTTGTTTGCAAAACATGCGGCTCGCACCTGGGGCATCTATTTGATGATGGTCCTGTAAAAACCCCCAAAGGCAAAACATGCACTGGAAAACGCTACTGTATCAATTCAGTTGCATTAGACTTAAAAAAAGAAGAGAATAAGAAATAG
- a CDS encoding 16S rRNA (cytosine(1402)-N(4))-methyltransferase, producing MEHVSVFLQEVIDILEPQKRARIIDGTLDGGGHARAILDLLPKRGVYVGIDQDQDMVARARVRMKGDERFHAVYGNFSRLEELASPVIKKADGILFDLGMSSIQLEDSGRGFSFRKDEPLDMRYDIHGSFTAENAVNSWNEEKLTEVLKTYGEERFARRIAKRIVEARAKSPIHTTLNLVAIVESAIPKRFHSKRIHPATKTFQALRIAVNDELRALEEGLADAKRMIAVHGRILVITFHSLEDRIAKHTFRAWAKDDDFILHTKKPILPREEEIQKNPRARSAKLRVIEKR from the coding sequence ATGGAGCACGTATCAGTTTTTTTACAAGAAGTCATAGACATATTAGAACCACAGAAAAGAGCACGCATTATTGATGGGACGCTTGATGGGGGAGGACACGCAAGAGCAATCCTTGATCTACTGCCGAAGCGCGGAGTGTATGTGGGGATTGATCAAGACCAGGACATGGTCGCGCGGGCGCGGGTCCGTATGAAAGGGGACGAACGCTTTCATGCGGTGTATGGTAATTTTTCCCGTCTGGAAGAGCTTGCGTCGCCTGTTATCAAAAAAGCGGACGGCATTTTATTTGATCTTGGTATGAGTTCCATTCAGCTAGAAGACTCGGGAAGGGGATTTTCTTTCCGGAAAGATGAGCCGCTCGATATGCGCTATGACATTCATGGTTCGTTTACTGCAGAGAACGCGGTGAACTCCTGGAACGAGGAAAAGCTTACGGAAGTATTAAAAACGTACGGAGAAGAACGCTTTGCGCGGCGTATCGCGAAACGAATAGTTGAAGCTCGCGCGAAGTCTCCGATACATACGACGCTCAACCTTGTTGCCATTGTGGAATCAGCTATCCCGAAACGGTTTCACTCAAAACGGATACACCCTGCAACGAAAACATTTCAGGCGTTGCGTATTGCAGTGAACGATGAACTGCGTGCACTCGAAGAAGGTCTTGCGGACGCGAAACGGATGATTGCAGTACATGGAAGAATTTTGGTTATTACGTTCCATTCGCTTGAAGACCGCATTGCCAAGCATACATTCCGGGCATGGGCAAAGGACGATGATTTCATTCTCCATACAAAAAAACCAATATTGCCACGCGAAGAAGAGATACAAAAAAACCCACGCGCGCGTTCGGCAAAATTACGCGTTATAGAAAAAAGATAA